In Gemmata obscuriglobus, a single genomic region encodes these proteins:
- a CDS encoding tRNA(His) guanylyltransferase Thg1 family protein → MADGLAERMKLYEGAESGRRLMPRLPALARLDGRAFHAFVRGLARPFDQRLSDLMIDTLAALVRETNATVGYTQSDEFTLAWVPFGAGTQVFFDGRIQKMTSALAALCSVHFHRRLPAFLPADYTDRVPTFDCRVWNVPTFDEAANVFVWRELDAKKNSISMAARAYYDHATVHGRTGAELQELLFREGVNWNSYPACFKRGTYSRRRAVRRPFTADERDALPAKHQAHRTPDLVIERSEVAVFNLPPLSKLENRAGVLFRGEEPVLKRGTATVPPEHE, encoded by the coding sequence ATGGCGGACGGACTGGCCGAGCGCATGAAGTTGTACGAGGGGGCGGAGTCGGGCCGCCGGCTGATGCCGCGGCTGCCGGCGCTGGCGCGGCTCGACGGGCGGGCGTTCCACGCGTTCGTGCGCGGCTTGGCCCGGCCCTTCGACCAGCGCCTCTCGGACCTGATGATCGACACCCTGGCGGCCTTGGTGCGCGAGACCAACGCAACGGTCGGGTACACGCAGTCGGACGAGTTCACGCTCGCGTGGGTGCCGTTCGGGGCCGGCACGCAGGTGTTTTTTGACGGGCGCATTCAGAAGATGACGTCCGCCCTGGCCGCGCTGTGCTCGGTCCACTTCCACCGGCGGTTGCCGGCGTTCCTGCCGGCAGATTACACCGACCGGGTTCCGACGTTCGATTGCCGGGTGTGGAACGTGCCGACGTTCGACGAGGCGGCCAACGTGTTCGTGTGGCGCGAACTGGACGCGAAGAAGAACTCGATTTCAATGGCGGCCCGCGCCTACTACGACCACGCGACGGTTCACGGCCGTACCGGAGCCGAGTTGCAGGAGCTGCTTTTTCGGGAGGGTGTGAACTGGAACAGCTACCCGGCGTGCTTCAAACGGGGCACGTATTCGCGCCGCCGCGCGGTGCGCCGCCCGTTCACGGCCGACGAGCGGGACGCGCTGCCGGCAAAGCACCAGGCGCACCGCACCCCGGATCTGGTGATCGAACGGTCCGAGGTGGCGGTGTTCAACTTACCGCCGCTCTCGAAGTTAGAGAACCGTGCCGGGGTGCTGTTTCGAGGTGAAGAGCCGGTACTCAAAAGGGGCACGGCCACCGTGCCCCCGGAGCACGAGTAA
- a CDS encoding DNA cytosine methyltransferase: protein MEDQTIEGVRSHFTAADLFAGAGGLSLGFEQGGATIVFAVERDANAARTYRANRTDVKLFDRDIRELDPATCMTSAGIKSGELCVLIGGPPCQGFSESNKRTRTLENPNNHYYLEYFRFLAALQPQWFVIENVAGLKTLAGGALLDRIAEQADQLGYTASCLQLEASAFGVPQVRRRLFIVGNRLQLPIITPQPIFGEGLAKPVTVQEAIGDLPRLSAGAAIDILPYPSRSKLSDYQLRMRRGSVSVQGNLVTKNSPLVLKRYEVIRPGQNWESIPNRLLKNYSDASRCHTGIYYRLVANQPSKVIGNFRKNMLIHPSQHRGLSVREAARIQSFPDAYQFTGSIGFQQQQVADAVPPLLAKVVAQMILSSMLQLPPGNKQARHRSLGRGSRTKGSRKSARRAVGVR, encoded by the coding sequence ATGGAAGATCAGACTATCGAGGGCGTGCGGTCGCATTTCACAGCGGCTGACCTGTTTGCCGGAGCCGGCGGACTTAGCCTTGGCTTCGAACAAGGCGGAGCCACAATCGTGTTTGCGGTGGAGCGAGATGCAAATGCAGCTCGCACATACCGCGCAAATCGCACCGACGTGAAACTGTTTGATAGGGATATTCGAGAGCTAGACCCGGCCACTTGCATGACGTCGGCGGGCATTAAGTCCGGCGAGCTTTGTGTGTTGATTGGTGGTCCACCGTGCCAAGGATTCTCAGAATCAAACAAGCGAACGCGAACGCTGGAAAACCCTAACAATCACTATTATTTGGAGTATTTTCGTTTCCTTGCAGCGTTGCAGCCGCAGTGGTTCGTCATCGAAAACGTTGCCGGCTTGAAAACTTTGGCGGGTGGCGCGTTGCTCGATCGGATCGCAGAGCAGGCGGATCAGTTGGGGTATACGGCGAGTTGCCTCCAGCTTGAGGCATCCGCGTTCGGGGTACCACAAGTGCGGCGAAGGTTGTTTATCGTCGGGAACCGCCTTCAGTTGCCCATCATAACCCCGCAGCCAATCTTCGGCGAGGGCTTGGCCAAACCTGTGACTGTTCAAGAGGCGATCGGCGACCTGCCTCGATTGAGCGCTGGGGCTGCGATCGACATTCTGCCCTACCCTAGCCGCTCCAAACTATCCGACTACCAGTTGCGGATGCGGCGAGGTTCCGTGTCTGTTCAAGGCAACCTGGTCACAAAAAATTCACCACTGGTGCTGAAGCGGTACGAAGTCATTCGGCCTGGCCAGAACTGGGAGTCGATCCCGAACCGCCTTCTGAAGAACTACAGCGATGCTTCTCGGTGTCATACCGGTATTTACTACCGGCTGGTAGCCAACCAGCCTTCGAAGGTGATCGGCAACTTCCGCAAGAACATGCTTATCCACCCCTCTCAGCACCGGGGGCTCTCGGTGCGCGAGGCAGCGCGCATTCAGTCTTTCCCCGACGCCTACCAGTTCACGGGAAGCATCGGGTTCCAGCAACAACAGGTCGCTGACGCGGTACCGCCCCTTCTGGCAAAAGTCGTCGCCCAAATGATTCTAAGTTCGATGCTTCAGTTGCCTCCTGGCAACAAGCAGGCAAGGCACCGCTCACTAGGCCGTGGAAGTAGAACAAAAGGCTCGCGGAAGTCGGCCCGCAGGGCGGTTGGGGTTCGTTGA
- a CDS encoding HD domain-containing protein, whose translation MSKRQHETGKSHEVAKMWPDTPFEKQLKTALKKINARGDVLAGNFASSKKFLVENVYEEIKREERHLSDHGPRHIVNVLENIGTLLGKEYGGFSPEEMYCLGMITLFHDVGNMYGRKEHQDKIKQIYTRARAGANEDKSERVMVLMAAKAHTGEASDGSKDTLKDLDNRYYFQGSIVRLQEIAAILRMADELAEGPQRTSRLVLETHGYDESSRIYHRYATCVHVSIDRERGLFALDYHFAVDPNAGDIESALADIKELIEFSYKRLLKLDQERSYTKFYCPALSPFKASSATYRFWIGDDECGTRLPALYVDDKVVPGVNARSVPQINPLYEPATIIEQLRGSIQQRNGGVA comes from the coding sequence GTGTCCAAGCGGCAGCACGAGACCGGCAAGAGCCATGAGGTTGCGAAGATGTGGCCGGATACGCCCTTCGAAAAACAGCTCAAGACAGCCCTGAAAAAAATCAACGCGCGCGGCGACGTGCTCGCGGGGAACTTCGCGTCGTCAAAAAAGTTCCTCGTTGAGAACGTCTACGAAGAGATCAAACGCGAAGAACGGCACTTGAGCGACCACGGGCCGCGGCACATCGTGAACGTCTTGGAGAACATCGGGACACTTCTCGGAAAAGAGTACGGTGGCTTCTCGCCCGAGGAGATGTACTGCCTCGGGATGATCACCCTCTTCCACGACGTCGGGAACATGTACGGCCGCAAGGAGCATCAGGACAAGATCAAGCAGATTTACACGAGGGCAAGGGCGGGAGCAAACGAGGACAAGAGCGAGAGGGTGATGGTCCTGATGGCGGCGAAGGCCCACACTGGCGAGGCATCGGACGGGAGCAAGGACACGCTCAAAGATCTTGATAATCGTTACTATTTTCAGGGGAGCATCGTTCGGCTTCAGGAAATCGCGGCTATCTTACGGATGGCGGACGAGCTTGCCGAAGGGCCGCAACGAACCTCCCGATTGGTGCTGGAGACGCACGGCTACGATGAGAGTAGCCGCATCTACCACCGCTACGCGACGTGCGTCCACGTCAGCATCGACCGCGAGCGAGGTCTCTTCGCCTTGGACTACCACTTTGCGGTGGATCCGAACGCCGGAGACATTGAGTCGGCTCTTGCGGATATCAAAGAGCTTATAGAATTCTCATACAAACGACTCCTAAAGCTAGACCAGGAGCGAAGTTATACAAAGTTTTACTGCCCTGCTCTCAGCCCGTTCAAAGCCTCCTCGGCCACGTACCGTTTCTGGATCGGAGACGACGAGTGTGGGACGAGACTCCCGGCGCTCTACGTTGACGACAAAGTTGTGCCGGGGGTGAATGCCCGTAGCGTGCCGCAGATCAACCCGCTGTACGAGCCGGCAACCATAATCGAACAACTGCGAGGCTCGATCCAGCAAAGGAATGGGGGTGTCGCATGA
- a CDS encoding heme-binding protein — MHTATDRAALRRTTLWCEALEDRALLATAALAGGVLTVTGTDGDDRVRIFGAGGALHVLDGTTEIGAFVSTDVTSITVNTGAGNDAVVVDPDVTQPAVLSAGDGTNKLSAGNGNTTLNAGGTRNALFGGDGTNTFSGTGAVNALFNVKSTDTVLPGGGTFLLAALPRGAAAPAAPVSQLTTDEVNALLQRAAAASASSDAIIVVTDRNGRILGVRVESGVDPNITASADNLVFAIDGAYSKALTAAYFANDQAPLTSRTVGFISQSTITEREVNSNPNVTDPNSTVRGPGFVAAVGSKGHFPPGVANTPQVDLFGIEHTNRDGTFAVGADGIKGTADDLLRELRFNADRNSVLAGQELFVPDSYGFQSGLKPGAQSRGIATLPGGVPIYKDGHVVGGIGVFFPGKTGYATEENSSLSSTFDSRKPDRTLEAEWIAFAAVGGTTASVDGTATLPVGALGGVTLSSRFGLPTGRIDLVGIQLDVFGPGGAFQGAQQLQLTAAVVGRGDPNDGQNQQVAANGATLRGGQAVPDGWLVLPHDGDGIRADEVVAIVANGLQQASQTRAAIRLPISSPAKFVYAVSDRQGNIVGLYRQPDATVFSIDVAVAKARNVSYYSNPLQLQPIDQVQGLPPGVAMTARTFRYLAEPRFPEAIDTAPPGPFSQLNDDPVNTNRFTGRLVGQALPASAYQSVLGHDAFNPGTNFHSPFNLLNQNGIIFFPGSSPLYTAGLLKGGFGVSGDGVDQDDVVTVAGENGFNAPVGARADQYLVNGVRLPYQKFNRNPEGGLFTD, encoded by the coding sequence ATGCACACCGCAACCGACCGCGCCGCGCTGCGGCGAACCACTCTCTGGTGCGAGGCCCTTGAGGACCGGGCGCTGCTGGCCACCGCGGCGCTGGCCGGCGGGGTGCTCACCGTGACCGGGACGGACGGCGACGACCGCGTCCGCATCTTCGGCGCCGGCGGCGCCCTCCACGTGCTCGACGGCACCACCGAGATCGGCGCCTTCGTCTCGACCGACGTGACCTCGATCACGGTCAACACCGGGGCCGGTAACGACGCGGTGGTGGTCGACCCGGACGTGACCCAGCCGGCCGTACTCAGCGCCGGCGACGGCACGAACAAGTTGAGCGCCGGCAACGGCAACACGACGCTGAACGCCGGCGGCACCCGGAACGCGCTGTTCGGCGGCGACGGGACCAACACGTTCAGCGGCACCGGCGCGGTCAACGCGCTGTTCAACGTGAAATCGACCGACACGGTGCTCCCGGGGGGCGGCACCTTCCTGCTGGCGGCGCTCCCGCGCGGCGCCGCGGCCCCGGCCGCGCCGGTCAGCCAGCTGACCACCGACGAGGTGAACGCGCTGCTCCAGCGGGCGGCGGCGGCGTCCGCCAGCTCGGACGCGATCATCGTGGTGACCGACCGGAACGGGCGGATCCTCGGCGTGCGCGTCGAGAGCGGGGTGGACCCGAACATCACCGCCAGCGCGGACAACCTCGTGTTCGCGATCGACGGGGCGTACTCCAAGGCGCTGACCGCGGCGTACTTCGCCAACGACCAGGCCCCGCTCACCTCGCGCACGGTCGGGTTCATCAGCCAGTCCACGATCACCGAGCGGGAGGTGAACTCGAACCCCAACGTCACCGACCCGAACTCGACGGTCCGCGGCCCCGGGTTCGTGGCGGCGGTCGGGAGCAAGGGGCACTTCCCGCCGGGCGTCGCGAACACCCCGCAGGTGGACCTGTTCGGGATCGAGCACACCAACCGCGACGGCACGTTCGCGGTCGGCGCCGACGGGATCAAGGGCACCGCCGACGACCTCCTGCGGGAACTCCGGTTCAACGCCGACCGCAACTCCGTGCTCGCCGGCCAGGAGCTGTTCGTTCCCGACTCCTACGGGTTCCAGTCGGGGCTGAAGCCCGGCGCGCAGTCGCGCGGGATCGCGACCCTGCCGGGCGGCGTGCCGATCTACAAGGACGGGCACGTGGTGGGCGGGATCGGCGTGTTCTTCCCGGGCAAGACCGGGTACGCCACCGAGGAGAACTCGTCGCTCAGCAGCACGTTCGACTCGCGCAAGCCGGACCGGACGCTGGAGGCCGAGTGGATCGCGTTCGCGGCGGTCGGCGGCACCACCGCGAGCGTGGACGGCACCGCGACGCTCCCGGTCGGCGCGCTGGGCGGGGTGACGCTGTCGAGCCGCTTCGGGCTGCCCACCGGGCGCATCGACCTCGTGGGCATCCAGCTCGACGTGTTCGGCCCGGGGGGCGCGTTCCAGGGCGCCCAGCAGCTCCAGCTCACGGCCGCAGTGGTCGGCCGCGGGGACCCGAACGACGGGCAGAACCAGCAGGTGGCCGCGAACGGGGCCACGCTCCGCGGCGGCCAGGCGGTGCCGGACGGGTGGCTCGTCCTGCCGCACGACGGGGACGGCATCCGCGCCGACGAGGTGGTCGCGATCGTGGCCAACGGGCTCCAGCAGGCGAGCCAGACCCGGGCCGCGATCCGGCTGCCGATCAGCTCGCCGGCGAAATTCGTGTACGCGGTGTCGGACCGCCAGGGCAACATCGTGGGTTTGTACCGGCAGCCGGACGCCACGGTGTTCTCGATCGACGTGGCGGTGGCCAAGGCGCGCAACGTGTCGTACTACTCGAACCCGCTCCAGTTGCAGCCGATCGACCAGGTGCAGGGGCTCCCGCCGGGCGTGGCGATGACGGCCCGCACGTTCCGGTACCTGGCCGAGCCGCGGTTCCCCGAGGCCATCGACACCGCGCCCCCGGGTCCGTTCTCCCAGCTCAACGACGACCCGGTGAACACCAACCGGTTCACCGGCCGGCTGGTGGGGCAGGCGCTGCCCGCGTCGGCCTACCAGAGCGTGCTCGGGCACGACGCGTTCAACCCGGGCACCAACTTCCACAGCCCGTTCAACCTGCTGAACCAGAACGGCATCATCTTCTTCCCGGGCAGCTCGCCGCTGTACACGGCGGGGCTCCTGAAGGGCGGGTTCGGGGTCAGCGGCGACGGCGTGGACCAGGACGACGTGGTGACGGTGGCCGGGGAGAACGGGTTCAACGCCCCGGTGGGCGCGCGGGCCGACCAGTACCTGGTGAACGGGGTGCGGCTGCCGTACCAGAAGTTCAACCGGAACCCGGAGGGCGGGCTGTTCACCGATTGA
- the thyX gene encoding FAD-dependent thymidylate synthase — MEQIERPVVPALDAILGQQFKVLDNGFVRVVDYMGSDDSIVQAARVSYGKGTKKVSEDRGLIRYLLRNWHTTPFEMCELKLHVRVPMDCWRQWIRHRTANVNEYSTRYSEAIDAAQVTAPDGWRSQSSANRQGSAGVLDTAIGEELTAEEERLLKHSRSVYEKRLSAGVAREQARKDLPLSTYTEAYWKVDLHNLFNFLRLRMDAHAQLEIRSYATVIGNEIVSRWCPVAWEAFVDYRLNSVALSRLEIEVIQALAGNNVAGAVRLGIEAGLLDENGSPLKQSRERGELEAKLARLGIACPWAQPAVQSAQ, encoded by the coding sequence ATGGAACAGATCGAACGCCCCGTCGTTCCGGCCCTCGACGCGATCCTCGGCCAGCAGTTCAAGGTGCTGGACAACGGGTTCGTCCGCGTCGTCGATTACATGGGGTCGGATGACTCGATTGTGCAGGCGGCCCGCGTTTCCTACGGAAAGGGAACGAAGAAGGTTTCTGAGGATCGCGGCCTGATCCGGTACCTCCTGCGAAACTGGCACACCACGCCGTTCGAGATGTGCGAGCTGAAGCTTCACGTCCGTGTTCCGATGGACTGCTGGCGGCAATGGATTCGACACCGCACGGCCAACGTCAACGAGTACTCCACGCGATACTCCGAAGCGATCGATGCCGCACAGGTCACTGCCCCCGATGGATGGCGTAGCCAATCCTCCGCAAACCGTCAGGGTAGCGCGGGAGTACTCGACACTGCAATCGGCGAAGAACTAACGGCAGAAGAGGAGCGGCTCCTGAAGCACAGCCGCTCAGTGTACGAGAAGCGGCTGTCGGCTGGGGTAGCCAGAGAGCAGGCCCGCAAAGACCTCCCTCTGTCCACCTACACCGAGGCCTATTGGAAGGTGGACCTCCACAACCTCTTCAACTTCCTTCGCCTGCGGATGGACGCGCACGCCCAGCTTGAAATTCGATCCTACGCCACGGTGATCGGGAACGAGATCGTAAGCCGCTGGTGCCCGGTGGCGTGGGAAGCGTTCGTCGATTACCGACTCAACTCTGTGGCCCTGTCACGGCTGGAAATCGAGGTGATTCAGGCGCTTGCCGGCAATAATGTGGCCGGAGCGGTCCGCCTCGGGATCGAAGCCGGCTTGCTGGACGAGAACGGATCGCCATTGAAGCAGAGTCGTGAACGCGGAGAGCTGGAAGCGAAACTAGCCCGGCTCGGCATCGCCTGCCCGTGGGCTCAACCTGCAGTGCAGTCAGCACAGTAA
- a CDS encoding TIGR00300 family protein codes for MATHVEHLEMTGHIVDSLLLPKVLDAILSRGGRYNIETLRLGQRQDDASFVRIEVRADTAEQLEAILAEVHPHGAVPAQTGDGRTAPADMDGAFPDGFYCSTNFRTQVRLNGEWIDVEDQEMDCGIVVDSEGAAARCVPMTGVKKGDRVLVGRTGTRVLPPEAEMRKHELFEFMASPVSSERPKAVSVREIAHAMRKTRAAGDKVLAVLGPAVVHTGGSELVAQLVRDGLINVLFAGNALATHDMEQALYGTSLGVSLTHGLPTDEGHEHHLRTINSIRRLGGIREAVKAGKLASGIMFECVTRNVPFVLAGSIRDDGPLPEVVTDALAAQDAMRKLIPGVGFCLMVATTLHSIAVGNLLPAWVKVACVDISPATVTKLMDRGSTQTVGIVSDAEPFLRSLVAELGKTGAA; via the coding sequence ATGGCCACCCACGTCGAACACCTCGAAATGACCGGCCACATCGTCGACTCGCTGCTCCTGCCGAAGGTGCTCGACGCGATCCTCTCCCGGGGCGGGCGCTACAACATCGAGACCCTGCGGCTGGGGCAGCGCCAGGACGACGCCAGCTTCGTCCGCATCGAGGTGCGGGCCGACACCGCCGAGCAGCTCGAAGCGATCCTCGCCGAGGTCCACCCGCACGGCGCGGTCCCCGCGCAGACCGGCGACGGCCGCACCGCGCCGGCGGACATGGACGGCGCGTTCCCGGACGGGTTCTACTGCTCCACCAACTTCCGCACCCAGGTCCGGCTCAACGGCGAGTGGATCGACGTCGAGGACCAGGAGATGGATTGCGGCATCGTCGTCGATTCCGAAGGCGCAGCCGCGCGCTGCGTGCCGATGACCGGCGTGAAAAAGGGTGACCGGGTGCTCGTCGGGCGGACGGGGACGCGGGTGCTGCCCCCGGAAGCGGAGATGCGCAAGCACGAGCTGTTCGAGTTCATGGCGAGCCCGGTTTCGAGCGAGCGCCCGAAGGCGGTGAGCGTCCGCGAGATCGCCCACGCGATGCGCAAAACCCGCGCGGCCGGCGACAAGGTGCTGGCGGTGCTCGGGCCGGCGGTCGTTCACACCGGCGGCTCCGAACTGGTCGCGCAGCTCGTCCGCGACGGGCTCATCAACGTGCTGTTCGCCGGGAACGCGCTGGCCACCCACGACATGGAGCAGGCGCTCTACGGCACCAGCCTCGGGGTGTCGCTGACGCACGGGCTGCCGACCGACGAGGGCCACGAGCACCACCTGCGCACCATCAACTCGATCCGGCGGCTCGGCGGGATTCGCGAAGCCGTTAAAGCCGGAAAGCTGGCGAGCGGGATCATGTTCGAGTGCGTGACCCGGAACGTGCCGTTCGTGCTGGCCGGCAGCATCCGCGACGACGGCCCGCTCCCGGAGGTGGTCACCGACGCGCTGGCGGCCCAGGACGCGATGCGCAAGCTCATCCCGGGCGTCGGGTTCTGCTTAATGGTGGCGACGACGCTGCACTCAATCGCGGTCGGGAACTTGTTGCCCGCGTGGGTGAAGGTGGCGTGTGTGGACATCAGCCCCGCGACGGTCACCAAGCTGATGGACCGCGGCAGCACGCAGACGGTGGGCATCGTCAGCGACGCCGAACCGTTCTTGCGGTCGCTGGTGGCCGAACTCGGCAAGACGGGTGCCGCGTGA